One genomic window of Bradyrhizobium sp. B124 includes the following:
- a CDS encoding FAD-dependent oxidoreductase — MVSTSLWMDTEILPEAAELKGDAHCDVAVVGSGMAGLSTAYELSKRGQSVIVIDRKGIARGMTARTSAHLAPLCDDLMTEFKKLRGAEIAKLFYESQAAAVDRIEEIQASEKIACDFMRLDGYLFQGNGMPADIIDQELEAVQEVGAPVHRLVGVPLKGCEKRHVLRYPRQAKIHPLRYLAGIAAVCETNGVRFFANSPVEEVAERDGGVALRTSHGQITAGHAVIATNASIADRFQLHSKVAPYRTYVVAFAIARGELPEGLYWDTEDPYHYVRLQAGPDHHDFVLVGGEDHKSGEADDANQRFARLESWARELIPAVGRVTHRWSGQVLDTIDYAGFIGREPGSERIYLAMGDSGQGLTHGVMGAILNSSLILGGDHPWRPVYAPDRKPLAAARNFLRENMTILQNLAEYVAPGEIASVEELKPGEGAILRRGLEKIAAYRDKAGELHLHSASCTHIGCHLHWNSFETCWDCPCHGSIFAPNGQPINAPAVSALRPVQR; from the coding sequence ATGGTCAGTACCTCGCTATGGATGGACACGGAGATACTCCCAGAGGCGGCTGAGCTCAAAGGCGATGCGCATTGCGATGTAGCCGTCGTCGGCTCCGGAATGGCCGGGCTTTCGACCGCCTATGAACTCTCCAAGCGTGGCCAGTCGGTCATCGTCATCGATCGCAAGGGTATCGCACGTGGTATGACCGCGCGGACTTCAGCGCACCTTGCGCCGCTCTGCGACGATCTGATGACCGAATTCAAGAAACTGCGCGGCGCTGAAATCGCCAAGCTATTCTACGAAAGTCAGGCCGCCGCCGTCGATCGGATCGAGGAGATTCAGGCGAGCGAGAAGATTGCCTGCGACTTTATGCGACTGGATGGGTACCTGTTTCAGGGCAACGGCATGCCGGCCGACATCATCGATCAGGAACTGGAAGCGGTGCAGGAAGTCGGCGCGCCGGTCCATCGGCTGGTCGGCGTGCCGCTCAAAGGCTGTGAGAAACGCCACGTGCTTCGCTATCCACGCCAGGCAAAAATCCATCCCCTCAGATATCTTGCCGGAATTGCCGCAGTCTGCGAAACGAACGGTGTTCGCTTCTTCGCCAACAGTCCGGTCGAAGAAGTTGCCGAACGGGACGGCGGCGTTGCGCTGCGAACCTCACACGGGCAGATCACCGCGGGTCACGCCGTGATCGCGACCAACGCCTCAATTGCCGACCGCTTCCAGCTGCATTCCAAGGTCGCTCCCTATCGCACTTACGTGGTCGCTTTTGCGATCGCGCGGGGTGAACTTCCGGAGGGGCTCTACTGGGACACCGAGGATCCCTACCACTATGTGCGGCTGCAAGCGGGTCCGGACCATCATGATTTCGTTCTTGTCGGCGGCGAAGACCACAAAAGCGGCGAGGCGGATGACGCCAACCAGCGCTTTGCCCGGCTGGAGAGCTGGGCGCGTGAATTGATCCCGGCTGTTGGCAGGGTCACGCACCGCTGGTCGGGACAGGTACTCGATACCATCGATTATGCCGGCTTCATCGGCCGCGAGCCCGGCAGCGAGCGCATATACCTCGCAATGGGCGACTCCGGTCAAGGGCTGACCCATGGTGTGATGGGCGCGATTCTGAACTCATCTCTCATTCTCGGCGGGGATCACCCCTGGAGGCCTGTCTATGCGCCGGATCGCAAACCTCTCGCAGCGGCGCGGAATTTCCTGCGCGAGAACATGACGATCCTGCAAAACCTCGCCGAGTACGTGGCGCCGGGTGAAATCGCCTCGGTTGAGGAGCTTAAGCCGGGTGAGGGCGCCATCCTGCGCCGTGGTCTTGAGAAGATCGCTGCCTACAGGGACAAAGCGGGCGAGCTGCATTTGCATTCGGCAAGCTGTACCCATATCGGCTGCCATCTGCACTGGAACAGCTTCGAGACCTGCTGGGACTGTCCATGCCACGGCTCGATCTTCGCGCCCAATGGCCAGCCGATCAATGCGCCGGCCGTTTCGGCCTTGCGACCCGTTCAAAGATGA
- a CDS encoding MgtC/SapB family protein, producing MDRRLRDDRPNRNEQFHLRVGSQQRNRHGICSFIHLGRQSHRLALTILASAIIGFDAVRAGTPPGLRTTILVGIAASLSMIQANLLLTLEGKDSGSFAVVDLMRLPLGIF from the coding sequence TTGGATCGGCGCCTCCGCGACGACCGACCCAATAGAAACGAACAATTCCACCTCCGCGTTGGCTCCCAGCAAAGAAACCGACACGGGATATGCAGTTTTATCCACCTGGGCCGACAAAGCCATCGCCTCGCCCTGACCATTCTGGCGAGCGCCATCATCGGCTTTGACGCGGTGCGCGCCGGCACGCCGCCTGGGCTCAGAACCACAATTCTGGTCGGCATCGCCGCCTCGCTGTCGATGATCCAGGCCAATCTGCTTCTCACCCTCGAGGGAAAGGACTCGGGCTCTTTCGCCGTCGTGGACCTGATGCGACTACCGCTTGGCATATTTTGA
- a CDS encoding MFS transporter — translation MQWLAELVGGADKGRAAIIGTSTNFLGLGVAALLSGLLAQYAPWPLQLSFVVYLVVACAAAALIWFTPETVQHPDPGQIEIHPKLAWPRKVQAQFVAPAITGFGLMALVGFYASLMPAILAHDLRIENRAAAGALLFELAIVVAVVIVAMQTLASRTSMLWSLALMIPAAGAIVIAQVSASAWVMLAAATVVAISAGLGYRGSLQVVNQIAPDDERAAVVSTYFVCCFIGNALPVIGVGRCRALPI, via the coding sequence ATGCAGTGGCTCGCTGAGCTCGTCGGCGGAGCCGACAAAGGGCGCGCGGCCATCATAGGCACCAGCACCAATTTCCTCGGCCTCGGTGTCGCGGCGCTGCTGTCTGGGCTGCTCGCACAATATGCACCGTGGCCGTTGCAGCTGTCGTTTGTTGTTTATCTCGTCGTCGCGTGCGCGGCCGCCGCCTTGATCTGGTTCACACCGGAAACCGTGCAACATCCAGATCCTGGGCAGATCGAAATTCACCCGAAACTCGCGTGGCCAAGAAAGGTCCAGGCTCAATTCGTGGCCCCTGCGATCACTGGCTTCGGCTTGATGGCGTTGGTCGGCTTTTATGCCTCCTTGATGCCCGCGATCCTGGCGCACGACCTTCGCATCGAGAACCGTGCCGCTGCGGGTGCACTGCTGTTCGAACTTGCCATCGTGGTCGCGGTGGTCATCGTGGCAATGCAGACACTAGCTAGCCGGACCTCGATGCTGTGGTCGCTCGCGCTGATGATCCCCGCAGCCGGAGCGATCGTCATCGCGCAGGTTTCCGCATCGGCATGGGTCATGCTCGCGGCCGCCACAGTTGTCGCTATATCCGCCGGGCTCGGCTACCGCGGCAGCCTTCAGGTGGTCAACCAAATAGCGCCCGACGACGAGCGCGCCGCCGTGGTTTCGACCTATTTCGTGTGCTGCTTCATCGGCAATGCGCTGCCGGTGATCGGCGTCGGCCGCTGTCGAGCCTTACCGATATGA
- a CDS encoding YihY/virulence factor BrkB family protein, whose protein sequence is MSQRSSWPNDLMLASATALATLAIYRHVSRSEAPVEREQGVEPALAQAQDRGRLAETPLQIPAAGWKDILLRTYQQIDEDRLLATAAGVVFYGLLAVFPAITALVSSYGLFADPWTISSNLQSLALMLPEGSFAIVQDQIARVLAKGTSTLGLTFAVGLLIAIWSANAGMKAIFDALNVVYEEKEKRGFFKLNLISLSFTVAALISIMLMVGAVVVVPLLLQQIGLGTRAELIVRFGRWPILALLLLIALAVLYRYGPSRTKPRWQWLSVGAVAAALLWLIGSALLSWYLANFGNYSATYGSLGAAVGLMTWMWMSAIIVLCGAELNSEIEHQTAIDSTEGSKPRGARTADTVGRAS, encoded by the coding sequence ATGTCACAGCGCTCCAGTTGGCCAAACGACCTGATGCTTGCCAGTGCGACGGCTCTGGCAACGCTCGCGATTTATCGACATGTCTCGCGGTCGGAGGCGCCGGTCGAACGCGAGCAAGGCGTCGAGCCCGCATTGGCCCAAGCCCAGGATCGTGGACGGCTGGCTGAGACGCCGCTTCAGATTCCGGCCGCGGGGTGGAAGGATATTCTGCTGCGAACCTATCAGCAGATCGACGAGGACCGGCTGCTGGCGACCGCCGCCGGCGTCGTGTTCTACGGCCTGCTGGCGGTCTTCCCGGCCATCACCGCGCTGGTCTCGAGTTACGGCCTGTTCGCCGATCCGTGGACGATCTCGTCCAATCTGCAAAGCCTTGCGCTGATGCTCCCGGAAGGTTCATTCGCGATCGTCCAGGACCAGATCGCCCGCGTGCTGGCGAAGGGCACTTCGACGCTCGGCCTGACCTTTGCGGTCGGTCTGCTGATTGCGATCTGGAGCGCCAATGCCGGCATGAAAGCGATCTTCGATGCGCTTAACGTCGTCTACGAGGAGAAGGAGAAGCGCGGCTTCTTCAAGCTCAATCTGATATCCCTCTCATTCACCGTCGCAGCTCTGATCTCGATCATGCTGATGGTCGGGGCTGTGGTCGTCGTGCCCCTTCTGCTGCAGCAGATTGGCCTGGGCACACGGGCCGAGCTTATCGTCCGGTTCGGACGGTGGCCGATCTTGGCGCTCCTACTCCTAATAGCGCTTGCGGTGCTCTACCGCTATGGCCCCAGCCGAACCAAGCCGCGCTGGCAATGGCTCAGCGTCGGTGCCGTCGCGGCGGCCCTCCTATGGCTGATCGGTTCCGCGCTGCTCTCCTGGTATCTTGCAAACTTTGGAAATTACAGCGCGACCTATGGCTCGCTCGGCGCGGCCGTTGGCCTGATGACCTGGATGTGGATGTCCGCTATCATCGTGCTGTGCGGCGCAGAATTGAATTCGGAGATCGAGCATCAGACCGCTATCGATTCGACCGAGGGTAGCAAGCCACGGGGCGCAAGGACGGCGGATACGGTTGGCAGGGCGTCGTAG
- the uvrA gene encoding excinuclease ABC subunit UvrA, whose product MDDKVYKLEQGAGQPARGFVRVRGAREHNLKNVDVNIPRDALVVFTGVSGSGKSSLAFGTLYAEAQRRYLESVSPYARRLFHQMAVPEVVEVEGLPPAVALQQQRGSPTTRSSVGSVTTLSNLFRMLYSRAGDYPKSQPLLYAEAFSPNSAEGACPKCHGLGRVYDVTERSMVPDDTLTIRERAVAAWPTAWHGQNLRDILTTLGYDIDTPWRELPKQARNWILFTDEQPTVPVYAGYDLKEVQRALRRKEEPSYQGTFTGARRYVMETFANTTSAMMKKRVSQFMLSAECSACHGKRLKPEALSVKFARMDIAEMARVPLKQLAELMGPYCNGTLGRQDAHPEKAIVVRRIAQDLSARLGVLLDLGLGYLTLERSTPTLSPGELQRLRLATQVRSNLFGVVYVLDEPSAGLHPSDTEALLRALDGLKTVGNSLFVVEHELDVVRHADWIVDVGPDAGRHGGEVLYSGPIDGLKSVERSRTAKYLFGQAIPPQQTERAPQRWLKLSGVTRNNLRAINVAFPLGVLTTVTGVSGSGKSSLVSQFLVEALRRHFGQSHVPDDDDENALERAPVEPSMGKIVEGLDRLKRLVVVDQKPIGRTPRSNLATYTGLFDDVRKLFAQTNEARRRRFDAGRFSFNLPKGRCPTCQGEGFVCVELLFLPSVYAPCTECQGARYNRETLQIKLQGKSIADVLGMTVDEAHAFFVENAQIARSLDVIRQVGLGYIRLGQPATELSGGEAQRVKLATELQRTQRSGSIYILDEPTTGLHPSDVEKLIVQLDGLVEAGSTVIVVEHDMSVVAASDWVIDIGPGAGDEGGQVVAAGPPAEIAQHKSSRTAPYLARVLEEYRSGR is encoded by the coding sequence ATGGACGACAAGGTTTACAAGCTGGAGCAGGGCGCGGGGCAACCCGCTCGCGGGTTTGTCAGGGTGCGCGGTGCGCGCGAGCACAATCTGAAGAACGTCGACGTGAACATCCCGCGCGACGCTCTGGTGGTGTTTACCGGCGTCTCCGGCTCGGGAAAGTCGTCGCTGGCATTCGGGACGCTGTATGCGGAGGCGCAACGACGGTATCTCGAATCCGTTTCGCCCTACGCCCGCCGCCTGTTCCATCAGATGGCCGTGCCTGAAGTCGTCGAGGTCGAGGGTCTGCCGCCGGCTGTGGCGCTTCAGCAGCAGCGGGGATCGCCGACCACACGATCCAGCGTCGGCAGCGTCACGACGCTATCGAACCTGTTTCGGATGCTCTATTCGCGCGCTGGGGACTACCCGAAGTCGCAACCGCTGCTCTATGCCGAGGCTTTCTCGCCCAATTCGGCGGAGGGAGCCTGTCCGAAGTGTCATGGTCTTGGCCGCGTCTATGACGTGACCGAGCGATCGATGGTGCCGGACGATACCCTCACCATCCGCGAGCGTGCTGTCGCGGCGTGGCCGACGGCATGGCACGGCCAGAATCTGCGCGATATCCTGACGACGCTTGGCTACGACATTGATACGCCCTGGCGCGAGCTTCCCAAGCAGGCGCGAAACTGGATCCTGTTCACGGACGAGCAGCCTACGGTTCCGGTTTATGCAGGTTATGACCTCAAGGAGGTCCAGCGGGCGCTGCGGCGGAAGGAGGAGCCGAGCTACCAGGGCACTTTCACCGGCGCCCGGCGCTACGTTATGGAGACGTTCGCCAACACGACCAGCGCGATGATGAAGAAGCGGGTCTCGCAATTCATGCTGAGCGCCGAATGTTCGGCCTGCCACGGCAAGCGGCTGAAGCCAGAGGCGCTGTCCGTCAAGTTTGCCCGCATGGATATCGCCGAGATGGCGCGCGTTCCGTTGAAGCAACTGGCGGAGCTGATGGGGCCTTATTGTAATGGCACTCTTGGTCGGCAGGACGCTCACCCGGAGAAGGCGATTGTCGTGCGGCGGATCGCGCAGGATCTGAGCGCGCGGCTTGGCGTGCTGCTCGATCTCGGTCTCGGCTATCTTACCCTGGAGCGGAGCACGCCCACCCTGTCTCCGGGCGAACTCCAGCGCCTGCGTCTGGCGACCCAAGTACGCTCCAACTTGTTCGGCGTGGTTTACGTGCTCGACGAGCCGTCCGCGGGACTCCATCCCTCTGACACCGAGGCACTCCTCCGTGCACTCGACGGGCTGAAGACGGTGGGAAATTCACTCTTCGTCGTCGAGCACGAGCTGGACGTCGTGCGCCATGCGGACTGGATAGTCGACGTCGGACCCGATGCGGGCAGGCATGGCGGCGAGGTCCTTTACAGCGGCCCAATCGATGGACTGAAATCCGTAGAGAGATCGCGCACCGCGAAATATCTGTTCGGTCAGGCTATCCCACCTCAGCAAACGGAGCGCGCGCCGCAGCGGTGGCTAAAGCTGAGCGGCGTCACGCGCAACAATCTCAGAGCTATCAATGTCGCATTCCCGCTGGGCGTATTGACGACGGTCACCGGCGTATCGGGCTCGGGCAAGTCGAGCCTCGTTAGCCAGTTTCTCGTCGAGGCGCTGAGGCGGCATTTTGGTCAGTCTCATGTGCCGGACGATGACGACGAAAACGCCCTTGAACGCGCCCCGGTCGAGCCATCGATGGGCAAAATCGTTGAAGGGCTCGATCGCCTGAAACGGCTGGTCGTCGTGGACCAGAAGCCGATCGGTCGAACTCCGCGCTCCAATTTGGCGACCTATACCGGTCTCTTCGATGACGTGCGAAAGCTATTCGCGCAGACGAACGAGGCACGCCGACGCCGGTTCGATGCCGGGCGGTTCTCCTTCAACCTGCCGAAGGGGCGCTGCCCCACCTGCCAGGGAGAGGGTTTCGTCTGCGTCGAGCTGCTTTTCCTGCCAAGCGTTTATGCGCCTTGTACGGAATGCCAGGGCGCGCGCTACAATCGGGAAACCCTCCAGATCAAGCTTCAGGGCAAGTCGATCGCCGACGTTTTGGGAATGACGGTCGATGAGGCCCATGCGTTCTTCGTCGAGAATGCCCAGATTGCGAGATCGCTCGATGTGATCCGGCAAGTCGGCCTCGGTTACATCCGTCTTGGTCAGCCGGCGACGGAGCTGTCCGGCGGCGAGGCGCAACGGGTGAAGCTCGCCACAGAACTTCAGCGCACCCAGCGGTCCGGAAGTATTTACATCCTTGATGAGCCGACGACGGGCCTACATCCGTCCGACGTCGAGAAGCTGATCGTTCAACTCGACGGGCTGGTGGAGGCGGGGAGCACCGTGATTGTCGTAGAGCACGACATGAGCGTCGTCGCTGCAAGCGATTGGGTGATTGATATTGGGCCTGGGGCAGGCGATGAGGGAGGGCAGGTCGTCGCAGCGGGACCGCCGGCGGAGATCGCGCAGCACAAGTCGAGCCGCACGGCGCCCTATCTGGCGCGGGTGCTGGAAGAGTATCGGTCGGGACGATGA
- a CDS encoding thiamine pyrophosphate-requiring protein: MSRTVSDFIAHRLHDWGVRHVFGYPGDGINGVFGALNRAGGRIEFIQARHEEMAAFMASAFAKFSGRLGVCIATSGPGASHLTTGLYDALLDHQPVLALVGQQPRNALGGQYQQELDLVSMFKDVASAYVAQASTPAQVRHLIDRAARIALARRTVTAVILPNDLQEEAYQDPPRAHGTLRSSIGYTPPRVVPHEADLDHAADILNAGKKVAMLIGAGALGASEEVIAVSDRLSAGCAKALLGKAVVPDDLPWVTGSIGLLGTEPSYDLMMECDTLLMVGSAFPYSEFLPKEGSARGVQIDIDANMLSIRFPMEVGLVGDAAETLRALLPRLQQKSQDGWRKSIEGKVREWWTTLEDRARQPAKPVNPQRVCWELSPRIPDRAIITSDSGSCANWFARDLKMRRGMSASLSGGLASMGAAVPYAIAAKYAAPDRPVIALVGDGAMQMNNMAELITVAKYWRQWKDHRWIVCVFHNEDLNQVTWEQRIINADPKFEASQRIPNVSYSRFAEMIGLRGIYVDRSDLVGPAWDQALASDVPVVLEVKTDPEVPPLPPHITLEQAKNFSIALAKGDPNEVGVIRGAARQVLETILPGKE; encoded by the coding sequence ATGTCCAGAACTGTCAGCGACTTCATCGCCCACCGCCTGCACGATTGGGGCGTGCGGCACGTCTTCGGCTACCCCGGCGACGGCATCAATGGCGTATTCGGCGCACTCAATCGCGCAGGCGGCCGTATCGAATTCATCCAAGCGCGTCACGAGGAAATGGCCGCGTTCATGGCGTCGGCTTTCGCAAAGTTCTCCGGGCGTCTCGGTGTATGCATTGCGACATCGGGACCGGGAGCCTCTCATCTCACAACCGGCCTCTATGACGCGCTGCTGGACCACCAGCCCGTGCTCGCCCTCGTCGGCCAGCAGCCGCGCAATGCGCTTGGCGGCCAATATCAGCAGGAGCTCGACCTCGTCTCGATGTTCAAGGACGTGGCCAGTGCCTATGTCGCCCAGGCCTCTACGCCTGCGCAGGTCCGCCATTTAATCGACCGCGCCGCGCGCATCGCGCTGGCCCGCCGCACCGTGACCGCGGTGATCCTTCCAAACGACCTTCAGGAAGAGGCCTACCAAGACCCGCCGCGCGCCCATGGCACGCTGCGCTCCAGCATCGGATACACCCCGCCCCGCGTCGTACCGCATGAAGCTGACCTCGACCACGCCGCGGACATTCTTAATGCGGGAAAGAAAGTTGCCATGCTGATCGGAGCCGGCGCGCTTGGTGCGAGCGAGGAGGTCATCGCTGTCTCGGACCGGCTGTCAGCCGGCTGTGCGAAGGCGTTGCTAGGAAAGGCTGTGGTACCCGACGATCTTCCCTGGGTCACGGGATCGATCGGACTGCTCGGCACCGAGCCGAGCTACGACTTGATGATGGAATGCGACACGCTGCTGATGGTCGGCTCCGCCTTCCCCTACTCGGAATTTCTGCCCAAGGAAGGCAGCGCCCGCGGCGTGCAGATCGACATCGATGCCAACATGCTGTCGATCCGGTTTCCGATGGAGGTCGGCCTCGTCGGCGACGCTGCCGAGACACTGCGCGCCTTGCTGCCGAGGTTGCAGCAGAAGAGCCAGGACGGATGGCGCAAATCGATCGAGGGCAAGGTGCGCGAGTGGTGGACGACACTAGAGGATCGCGCGCGGCAGCCCGCCAAGCCGGTCAATCCTCAGCGCGTCTGCTGGGAGCTGTCGCCCCGCATTCCCGACCGCGCCATCATCACCAGCGATTCCGGATCCTGCGCTAACTGGTTTGCTCGTGACCTCAAGATGCGGCGCGGCATGAGTGCCTCGCTTTCGGGCGGCTTAGCCTCGATGGGAGCAGCGGTCCCCTACGCGATCGCGGCCAAATATGCTGCCCCCGACCGTCCCGTGATTGCTCTCGTCGGCGACGGCGCCATGCAAATGAACAATATGGCAGAGCTGATCACGGTCGCGAAATACTGGCGGCAGTGGAAAGACCATCGTTGGATCGTCTGCGTGTTCCACAATGAGGACCTCAATCAGGTCACTTGGGAGCAACGGATCATCAACGCCGACCCGAAGTTCGAAGCGTCGCAGCGGATCCCAAATGTCTCCTATTCACGCTTTGCTGAGATGATCGGACTGCGCGGCATCTATGTCGATCGATCCGATCTCGTCGGGCCGGCCTGGGATCAGGCCCTCGCAAGCGACGTCCCGGTGGTGCTGGAGGTGAAGACCGATCCGGAGGTGCCGCCACTTCCGCCGCACATCACGCTGGAGCAGGCCAAGAACTTCTCCATTGCCTTGGCCAAGGGCGACCCCAACGAGGTTGGCGTGATCCGTGGTGCCGCGCGGCAGGTACTGGAGACGATCCTTCCGGGGAAGGAGTGA
- a CDS encoding MFS transporter — MACACRQLLHGGHAVGDGPLVGVFLQLHGWNSGLIGTALTLGNIAGMLITTLIGGCIDTTNHMRAWVIVPGVTVVVASAVILLSQTFWAVALSQVATSIAGGAIVPAVTGITLGIVKQRGFNRQNGRNQAFNHAGNMVGAAASGYLGWQYGYGAVFLLAALFGAITIACVLLIPSDSIDHRPAREKEDDPESQPHGFAVLVKHKPLLALAVALAVFHPGNGAIVPLYGLAAVAGGHADGPSFVATTIVVAQGVMVLASIAGMRAAERRNYWPVPLLSFLALPIRGVFAFFCPTGGASCRCKSSTASAPDCKVSPYREWLRDR, encoded by the coding sequence GTGGCCTGTGCCTGCCGTCAACTTCTTCATGGCGGACATGCAGTCGGGGATGGGCCGCTCGTCGGGGTCTTCCTGCAGTTGCATGGCTGGAATAGCGGCCTGATCGGGACCGCGCTGACGCTCGGCAATATCGCAGGCATGCTGATCACGACCCTGATCGGCGGCTGCATCGACACGACGAACCACATGCGGGCGTGGGTGATCGTGCCCGGCGTCACCGTCGTGGTGGCATCGGCCGTCATCTTGCTGTCGCAAACATTCTGGGCCGTTGCACTGTCCCAGGTCGCAACATCGATCGCGGGTGGGGCCATCGTTCCGGCTGTCACCGGTATCACGCTCGGCATCGTCAAGCAGCGCGGCTTTAACCGGCAGAACGGTCGCAACCAGGCCTTCAACCATGCCGGCAATATGGTCGGCGCCGCGGCATCTGGCTATCTCGGCTGGCAATATGGCTACGGGGCGGTCTTCCTTCTCGCCGCCCTGTTTGGTGCGATCACGATCGCCTGCGTCCTTTTGATCCCGTCCGACAGCATCGATCACCGCCCGGCACGCGAAAAGGAAGATGATCCCGAAAGTCAGCCTCACGGCTTTGCCGTGCTGGTTAAGCACAAGCCGCTCCTGGCGCTCGCGGTCGCATTGGCCGTATTTCATCCCGGGAACGGGGCAATTGTACCACTCTACGGCCTTGCTGCGGTTGCCGGCGGTCATGCCGATGGCCCGAGCTTTGTCGCAACCACGATCGTGGTGGCTCAGGGGGTGATGGTCCTCGCGTCGATCGCCGGCATGCGCGCGGCCGAGCGCCGGAACTACTGGCCCGTCCCGCTGCTGTCGTTCCTGGCCTTGCCCATCCGCGGCGTATTCGCTTTTTTCTGTCCGACTGGTGGGGCGTCCTGCCGGTGCAAATCCTCGACGGCATCGGCGCCGGACTGCAAAGTGTCGCCGTACCGGGAATGGTTGCGCGATCGTTGA
- a CDS encoding DUF72 domain-containing protein produces MTRILIGTSGWHYSSWRGPFFPKGMPLNQQLDYYATQFPTTELNGVFYRTPTAKAVTGWHDATGADFVFAWKASKFITHWKRLSANSVNSLELLEDRLSLLRNKVGPILFQLPPNFTIDADRLASFLKLLKRRRRYAFEFRHPSWYAPHILKLLATHNIALCISDHHDAPAPWKRTADFVYIRCHGPGGRYSGHYKRAVLSDWTKRIRGWKRRGCDVYIYFDNDQKSAAPADARRLCELLGSAPPRRPTQ; encoded by the coding sequence ATGACGCGCATCCTGATTGGTACCTCCGGCTGGCACTATTCGTCCTGGCGCGGACCATTCTTTCCGAAGGGGATGCCGCTCAATCAGCAGCTCGACTATTACGCGACCCAGTTCCCGACCACGGAGCTGAACGGCGTGTTCTACCGCACGCCGACGGCGAAGGCAGTCACCGGTTGGCACGATGCGACGGGTGCGGATTTCGTCTTCGCCTGGAAGGCTTCAAAGTTCATCACGCACTGGAAGCGCCTCTCCGCGAACTCGGTCAACAGCCTTGAATTGCTCGAAGACCGTCTATCCCTGCTGCGCAACAAGGTGGGTCCGATCCTGTTTCAGCTTCCGCCGAATTTCACGATCGACGCCGATCGGCTGGCGTCGTTCCTGAAATTACTGAAGCGGCGACGGCGCTATGCCTTCGAATTCCGTCACCCGAGCTGGTACGCGCCGCACATCCTGAAGCTCTTGGCGACCCACAATATCGCACTCTGCATTTCCGATCATCACGACGCGCCGGCGCCTTGGAAGCGGACAGCCGACTTTGTCTATATTCGCTGCCATGGTCCAGGCGGCCGATACAGCGGCCACTACAAGCGGGCGGTGTTGTCCGACTGGACGAAGCGCATCCGCGGCTGGAAACGGCGGGGATGCGATGTCTATATTTATTTCGACAACGACCAGAAAAGCGCGGCGCCGGCCGACGCCAGAAGGCTTTGCGAACTGCTTGGATCGGCGCCTCCGCGACGACCGACCCAATAG
- a CDS encoding ferritin-like domain-containing protein, translating to MGLFTKDIKTMDDLLLHGLQDIYYAEQQILKALPKMIDKATNRDLVAGLKGHLEETNKQVERLEKAFQKLGKSASGTQCPAIDGIIKEADETAGEIEDKTVLDAAIVANAQAVEHYEICRYGTLIAWAEELGHDDIVRFLTTNLNEEKAANTKLNAVALRKGVNKKASTAA from the coding sequence ATGGGACTATTCACAAAAGACATCAAGACGATGGATGATCTGCTGCTGCACGGTTTGCAGGACATCTATTATGCCGAGCAGCAGATCCTCAAGGCGCTACCGAAAATGATCGACAAGGCCACCAACCGGGATTTGGTCGCGGGCCTCAAGGGCCATCTCGAAGAAACGAACAAGCAGGTCGAGCGTCTCGAGAAGGCCTTTCAGAAACTGGGCAAGTCGGCGAGCGGTACGCAATGTCCTGCCATCGACGGCATCATCAAGGAAGCGGATGAGACGGCCGGCGAGATCGAAGACAAGACGGTACTCGATGCGGCGATCGTCGCGAACGCGCAGGCTGTCGAACATTACGAGATATGCCGCTACGGCACGCTGATCGCTTGGGCGGAAGAACTCGGCCACGACGATATCGTGCGTTTCCTAACCACCAACCTGAACGAGGAGAAGGCGGCCAACACCAAGCTAAACGCGGTTGCGCTGCGCAAGGGCGTCAACAAGAAGGCCTCCACCGCCGCCTGA
- a CDS encoding inorganic diphosphatase: MVSPGPYPFVVAEIDGRAMTNLTKLPSWADDDNIFAVVETPRGSSCKLDFDPKLGVFALAKPLMAGLTYPYDWGFIPSTKAEDGDPLDVLILHDAQTYPGVVLRCRPVGILEVEQRHKGKKERNDRVFAVPDRSPLETDIKDIRNLPSRARDDLEQFFRATNALENKELKFLGWHGPNRAAKTIKRLAR, translated from the coding sequence ATGGTCTCGCCAGGCCCGTACCCATTTGTCGTCGCCGAGATCGACGGTCGCGCCATGACCAATTTGACAAAACTGCCAAGCTGGGCCGACGACGACAACATCTTCGCCGTTGTCGAGACGCCGCGCGGAAGCTCGTGCAAGCTCGATTTCGATCCCAAGCTCGGTGTTTTTGCCCTGGCGAAGCCGCTAATGGCGGGTCTGACCTATCCTTACGACTGGGGCTTCATTCCCTCGACCAAGGCCGAGGACGGCGATCCGCTGGATGTGCTGATCCTGCATGACGCGCAGACCTATCCGGGCGTCGTGCTGCGCTGTCGCCCGGTCGGAATTCTCGAAGTCGAACAAAGGCACAAAGGCAAGAAGGAGCGAAACGACCGTGTGTTTGCTGTGCCTGACCGGTCGCCGCTCGAAACGGATATTAAGGATATCCGCAATCTGCCCTCCCGTGCGCGCGACGATCTTGAACAATTCTTTCGAGCGACGAATGCGCTGGAAAATAAGGAACTGAAATTTCTCGGGTGGCACGGCCCGAACCGTGCGGCCAAGACCATCAAGCGTCTGGCCCGCTAG